From the genome of Leptospiraceae bacterium, one region includes:
- a CDS encoding GGDEF domain-containing protein, which translates to MSEQAKRKFNLFLIHKLLTEEKTLKERVFIISIISFFFFTFIGIIINLIISLPIWVIAFFIFAFFFQIPIIWFGVYKKKIRTASFLFLITLYSTATVAWFGNGGSNSANAFFFMIILFLSVLVIDSHKLIVTLINISLVSCLYMTHYLIPEMIVDYKNEEEKLFDLIASYISIAVYLVLILDLLLRSYLREHRIASEQNFKLQELNEKLLHDKELFEKMAITDPLTSLYNRGKIIELMEAEMARYERKKTSFSVILGDVDHFKQINDTYGHIAGDMVLQSVAYILQSSLRKYDSVGRYGGEEFLVILPGTNIDEARDVAERIRKEIENMDCIFPPNTIKTTISLGVANITENENLKELLSRVDEYLYIAKNEGRNRVITL; encoded by the coding sequence ATGTCCGAACAGGCAAAACGAAAATTCAATCTTTTCTTAATACATAAGTTACTAACCGAAGAGAAAACTCTAAAAGAACGTGTATTTATTATCTCAATCATTAGCTTCTTTTTTTTCACGTTTATTGGGATTATCATTAACTTAATCATTTCCTTACCTATCTGGGTAATCGCTTTTTTTATTTTTGCTTTTTTTTTCCAGATTCCAATCATCTGGTTCGGAGTTTACAAAAAAAAGATTCGAACTGCATCATTTTTGTTTCTGATAACTCTATATTCAACCGCAACCGTAGCCTGGTTTGGGAATGGTGGTTCTAATTCCGCAAACGCTTTCTTCTTCATGATTATTTTATTTCTTTCTGTTCTGGTAATTGATTCTCATAAACTCATTGTAACACTTATAAATATCTCCCTGGTTTCCTGTCTCTATATGACTCACTATCTTATACCTGAAATGATCGTTGATTACAAAAATGAAGAAGAGAAATTATTTGACTTAATAGCCTCCTATATCTCTATAGCAGTTTATCTCGTTTTAATCCTGGATCTTCTACTTAGAAGTTATTTACGAGAACACCGCATAGCATCTGAACAAAACTTCAAACTCCAGGAACTTAACGAGAAATTACTTCATGACAAAGAACTTTTTGAAAAGATGGCAATTACAGATCCCCTGACCAGCCTATACAACCGTGGAAAAATTATAGAACTTATGGAAGCTGAAATGGCAAGATATGAACGGAAAAAAACTTCTTTCTCTGTAATCCTGGGTGATGTAGATCATTTCAAACAAATCAACGATACTTACGGACATATCGCAGGTGATATGGTTTTGCAATCGGTAGCTTATATTCTGCAATCAAGTTTAAGGAAATACGATTCAGTAGGACGCTACGGAGGCGAAGAGTTTTTAGTTATATTGCCCGGAACAAATATTGATGAAGCACGAGATGTTGCTGAACGTATTCGAAAAGAAATAGAAAACATGGATTGCATCTTTCCTCCTAATACTATCAAAACTACCATTAGTCTCGGAGTAGCCAATATAACTGAAAATGAAAATCTAAAAGAATTATTAAGCCGAGTAGATGAATATTTATACATCGCAAAAAATGAAGGTCGTAATCGAGTAATTACCCTATAA
- a CDS encoding SOS response-associated peptidase: MCGRFVYKYLSKELELLFPDLKNNLSLKKRRTYNISPGTQIITISNVIKSELKDLSWGFSSGKRLIFNARSETVFQKVTFVDSIHYRRCLIPMNGWYEWKNEMNTKVPYYIHPNNLSFVAGIWKGEEVCILTREASPDLEHIHSRMPQFISNNSFNTWLEPNSSAESIEEILKTPLTKKFSFYKTNPLVNSSRNEDERCLQAIAEENRLF, encoded by the coding sequence ATGTGCGGTAGATTCGTTTACAAATATCTTTCAAAAGAGTTAGAACTCCTCTTTCCTGATTTAAAAAATAATCTATCTTTAAAAAAAAGAAGAACTTACAACATTAGTCCCGGAACTCAAATTATCACAATTAGTAATGTAATAAAATCGGAACTAAAAGATTTGAGCTGGGGTTTTTCTTCAGGAAAGAGACTTATTTTCAATGCTCGTTCCGAAACAGTTTTCCAAAAAGTAACTTTTGTAGATTCGATTCATTATAGAAGATGTTTAATTCCCATGAATGGCTGGTATGAGTGGAAAAATGAAATGAATACAAAAGTTCCCTATTATATTCATCCGAATAATCTTTCATTTGTAGCCGGTATCTGGAAAGGTGAAGAAGTCTGCATTCTTACCAGAGAAGCATCTCCCGACTTAGAACATATTCATTCAAGAATGCCTCAGTTTATCTCAAATAACTCTTTCAATACCTGGTTAGAGCCAAATTCATCAGCAGAATCTATCGAAGAAATTTTAAAAACCCCTTTGACTAAAAAATTTTCTTTTTATAAAACAAATCCTCTGGTAAATTCGAGCAGGAACGAAGACGAAAGGTGCTTACAAGCAATAGCAGAAGAAAACAGACTATTTTAA